Within Pseudomonadota bacterium, the genomic segment ATAATAATGGGAGTCCTGATGTTATTAATTTCACATCAAGTTACTCAGATATACTTGTTGACCAAGTGAGTTTCTTTGCCTGGGAATCTTATTACTATAAAGACTTTGTTCTTGATGATTTTGAGTACAGTGAGGTGGGTAGCCCTAACCCTGTTCCTGTACCGGCTACCATGCTTCTGTTTGGATCAGGCCTGTTTGGTTTGGCCGGGTTCAGGCGACGATTTAATAAATAATACGCTTTCCATTCATATCATTAAATAATCAAGGCAGAACATTTTGAAATATTCTGCCTTGTCTTTTTTGGTAACCCCGCAAAAGCTACCCAAATCCAGCTTCTTCTTTGTTATTCGGCCTTAGCGCTATATTTGTTTTCCGACATTTATCAAATTCGCCATTTTTATAATTATAAACTTTGATAACCGTGCCGGTTTTGCTATAGCGTTTGGTGGGGCCG encodes:
- a CDS encoding PEP-CTERM sorting domain-containing protein, with protein sequence NNGSPDVINFTSSYSDILVDQVSFFAWESYYYKDFVLDDFEYSEVGSPNPVPVPATMLLFGSGLFGLAGFRRRFNK